From the Manihot esculenta cultivar AM560-2 chromosome 3, M.esculenta_v8, whole genome shotgun sequence genome, one window contains:
- the LOC122723297 gene encoding cell surface glycoprotein 1-like, which yields MWKKLGLPRPIPSDSDDEARDTPPPATTSTETPPATGTETGRTDSPAVQTYHRQRKRPRTPTPPPPPISEPEPETTIATHPARHEEGDAPTEVPSNLPTDAPTSTPSDFTSNLLSAMPSDMPTDAPSNVPNAMPSGVPTDVPTDAPTDLPSDTLSDMPSNLPSDLPRPAYPDHIVKSLTFNKIS from the coding sequence atgtggaagaaactagGGCTGCCGAGGCCCATCCCCTCCGACAGTGATGACGAAGCGCGGGACACCCCTCCACCAGCCACCACCAGCACTGAAACACCACCGGCCACTGGAACAGAGACAGGACGCACCGACTCACCGGCCGTCCAGACATATCACCGGCAAAGGAAACGGCCAAGAACGCCGACACCACCTCCACCGCCGATATCAGAGCCAGAACCAGAAACCACCATTGCTACACATCCCGCAAGACATGAGGAAGGTGATGCACCCACTGAAGTGCCCAGCAATTTGCCCACTGACGCGCCCACTAGTACGCCCAGTGATTTCACCAGCAATTTGCTAAGCGCTATGCCTAGTGATATGCCCACTGATGCGCCCAGCAATGTGCCAAACGCTATGCCTAGCGGTGTGCCCACTGATGTGCCCACTGATGCGCCCACAGACTTACCAAGCGACACACTCAGTGATATGCCCAGcaatttgcccagcgatttgcccaggccAGCGTACCCTGATCACATCGTCAAATCACTGACATTCAACAAAATTTCTTAG
- the LOC110611569 gene encoding uncharacterized protein LOC110611569 codes for MSTEDDDDDNVQEDRGSESRYYNTHFPNPIMPVVHPPPYAEIDFDLLRVDPYDRPEGRSFWDSSKEFSIGMIFSSRDAMAAAAKEYHLRHHHQFCYHETREKTYSIKCKDKDSGCAWRLRASKKEGEDVWKITRYSGPHTCTNPQVTKNHSQLDENFICSFIFALIEQQPDIKIAALQNEVRDKYGYEPSYQKTWKAKQKAIARLYGGWDESYSRLRRFMTALHHFYPETVYMIEDNPHWINEQLNPMCRVFDRMFWAFKQSIEGFKYCRPVISIDGTFLYGKYTGCILCATALDGNNQLFPLAFAIVDKEDGDNWSWFMDCLRIFVTNREDLCVISDRHAGILKAMQKDWWQPLAGHHRYCIRHVLSNYNKTLKNVAIKEALRKAANENQKRKFYEAMNNIREVHPESYDWAMKINLEK; via the exons ATGTCTactgaggatgatgatgatgacaaTGTTCAGGAGGATCGTGGGAGTGAGTCTCGATATTACAACACACATTTTCCTAATCCTATTATGCCTGTTGTTCATCCTCCTCCATACGCAGAAATAGACTTCGATTTGCTGAGGGTGGATCCTTATGATAGGCCAGAAGGCCGTTCCTTTTGGGATTCTTCTAAAGAGTTTTCAATTGGGATGATATTTTCTTCGAGAGATGCAATGGCTGCGGCTGCAAAAGAATATCATCTAAGACATCATCATCAATTTTGTTATCATGAAACAAGAGAGAAGACTTATTCTATAAAGTGTAAAGACAAAGACAGTGGGTGTGCATGGAGGCTTCGAGCATCCAAGAAAGAAGGAGAGGATGTATGGAAGATTACAAGATATAGTGGACCACACACATGTACGAATCCTCAGGTGACAAAAAACCATAGCCAATtggatgaaaattttatttgttcatTTATCTTTGCATTAATTGAACAGCAGCCCGATATAAAAATTGCTGCCCTACAAAATGAAGTGCGTGATAAATATGGATACGAGCCGTCTTATCAGAAAACATGGAAAGCTAAGCAGAAGGCAATTGCAAGGCTTTATGGGGGTTGGGATGAATCATACAGTCGTTTGCGTAGATTCATGACTGCTCTTCATCATTTTTACCCAGAAACAGTATACATGATTGAAGATAATCCACATTGGATAAATGAGCAATTAAATCCGATGTGTCGTGTATTTGACCGTATGTTTTGGGCTTTTAAGCAATCGATTGAGGGATTTAAATATTGCCGACCTGTTATCTCAATCGATGGGACATTCTTATACGGAAAATACACCGGGTGTATACTGTGTGCAACCGCACTTGATGGAAATAATCAACTATTTCCATTAGCTTTTGCCATTGTGGATAAGGAGGACGGGGACAATTGGTCATGGTTTATGGATTGCTTAAGGATCTTTGTAACCAACCGAGAAGATTTGTGTGTAATTTCAGATCGACATGCTGGAATTTTGAAGGCGATGCAGAAAGATTGGTGGCAACCTCTAGCTGGTCATCATCGTTACTGCATCAGACATGTTTTGAGTAATTATAATAAGACATTAAAAAATGTAGCAATAAAGGAAGCGTTGCGCAAGGCAG CGAATGAAAAtcagaaaagaaagttttacgAAGCAATGAACAATATTCGGGAGGTGCACCCTGAATCATACGATTGGGCAATGAAGATAAATTTAGAGAAGTAG